The genomic stretch TGTGATTTACGGCCAAGACTATCAAATAAAAGGCAAAGCCCCGATCGAACATCTGCGGCTTGTCGCGATGCTCGTTGACCACAAGATGAAAGAAATCGGCGAAGGGAATCCGCGGCTCGATTTAAACCGAGTCGCGGTGCTCGCCGCCGTCAACGTTGCAGACGAATATTTGAAGCTGCGCCAAGAGTATGAGGACCTGCTGCGCGTCCTCGAACCTCAGTCCGAACCTCATCCAGGAGATGGCGAAGAGTGACCGATCTTGTGATCGGCGCCTTCCTTGTGGTGGCAGCGTTAAACGGTTTGCGCAATGGCTTGGTCAAACAGATCATTTCGCTGGTCGGTGTGTTTGTGGCATTTTTCATGGCGCGCAGCTTTACTGACAGCTTGGCTCCGGTGATCGCTAGGTTTGTGCCGATGCCAACACTTGCGCCCGATCATCCGTTGCAACTGATTCCAGGGCTCAACTTGGAGTCACAATTGCACAACGGCATCGCGTTCATCGTACTGTTCCTCGTGATTTTCTTCGCGATCAAATTGCTCGGCAGCGCGCTCGACATGATCGCCAAATTGCCAGGGCTCTCGATTATGAACCGCTTGGCGGGGCTGGTGCTGGGGGCGATCCTCGGCGTAGTCGTCGCGGCCGTTTTGGTCAATGTGCTGGCGTTGCTACCTTATGAGGGACTGCAAGCTGCACTGGATGGATCGCGATTGGCACAGGAGCTTTTGATCAAGTTTCCGTTTTTTAAACTCGATTTGCCGACAGTCTGATCCGATTGTATCGACACAAAGCCCTGGAGCATACTCCAGGGCTTTTCTGTCGTTTCACGTTCGAAATACATTGCAGGAAGAGCTAGTCGTTGCGGCGTTCGCTGTGTTTTCCACCGCCCATCATTTTGCCTTTCAGGTTGCCCGGAATGAACAGGTCGATCAACCCGATCACCAGGGAGGCCAGAATGGCACCTAGCAGTGTGACGTGCATGCCCGGCACAAACCACTGGGCCACATAGATGACAGCAACACTGACGATGAATCCGACAATGCCGCGTCCATACGGCGAGATGTTGCGGCCAAAAAAAGCTTCGACCACCCAACCGATGATGGCAATCACCAAAGCGGCGAGAAGCGCAGATGTGAACGACAGGCGCTCAAAGCCTGGTACGAGCAGGCCGACCACCATCAACACCAAG from Tumebacillus algifaecis encodes the following:
- a CDS encoding phage holin family protein, encoding MTILGTIVRFIVSALVLMVVGLLVPGFERLSFTSALLAALVIAIIGWVVEAFFGRNISPYGRGIVGFIVSVAVIYVAQWFVPGMHVTLLGAILASLVIGLIDLFIPGNLKGKMMGGGKHSERRND
- a CDS encoding CvpA family protein, producing MTDLVIGAFLVVAALNGLRNGLVKQIISLVGVFVAFFMARSFTDSLAPVIARFVPMPTLAPDHPLQLIPGLNLESQLHNGIAFIVLFLVIFFAIKLLGSALDMIAKLPGLSIMNRLAGLVLGAILGVVVAAVLVNVLALLPYEGLQAALDGSRLAQELLIKFPFFKLDLPTV
- the zapA gene encoding cell division protein ZapA, coding for MPKYPNGFQANESNKIKAVIYGQDYQIKGKAPIEHLRLVAMLVDHKMKEIGEGNPRLDLNRVAVLAAVNVADEYLKLRQEYEDLLRVLEPQSEPHPGDGEE